In one Corallococcus silvisoli genomic region, the following are encoded:
- a CDS encoding sigma-54-dependent transcriptional regulator, with protein MARILVIDDHDTLREGMTVTLTRSGHTVAAVRSGADGLAAYKKSPFDLVVTDLKMDGMDGIAVTRALKQADAGAVVMVVTAFGTIETAVQAMQEGAYDFITKPFPPEVLRAKVDKGLELSATRRQVERLTARTDAHDADAALIHRDLVGDSEPMQKLLAQVRKVAASDATVLVRGESGTGKELVARMLHQRSPRKDGPFVVVHCAALAETLLESELFGHERGSFTGAVKRKLGRFELADGGTLFLDEIGEIPASVQTKLLRVLQEKELQRVGGEETLKVDVRVVSATHRDLQAEVKAGRFREDLYYRLHIVPLTLPPLRERPEDLPALARHFVAKHAPRVNRRVTGIDDATLHALTRHAWPGNVRELENVMEQALVFAEGETLTPADLPPHLSGQTPRMDAGLPVPQGDRPLPEILEDLERQLIARAYEKAGGVKTETARLLGIKTSALYYKLEKYGFLPRGERPEEG; from the coding sequence ATGGCCCGAATCCTCGTCATCGACGACCACGACACCCTCCGCGAGGGCATGACCGTCACCCTCACCCGCTCTGGCCACACGGTGGCCGCGGTGAGGAGCGGGGCGGACGGGCTCGCCGCGTACAAGAAGAGCCCCTTCGACCTGGTCGTCACCGACCTGAAGATGGACGGCATGGACGGCATCGCCGTCACCCGCGCCCTCAAGCAGGCGGACGCGGGCGCGGTGGTGATGGTGGTGACGGCCTTCGGCACCATCGAGACGGCCGTGCAGGCCATGCAGGAAGGCGCGTACGACTTCATCACCAAGCCGTTCCCCCCGGAGGTGCTGCGCGCCAAGGTGGACAAGGGTCTGGAGCTGTCCGCCACGCGCCGCCAGGTGGAGCGCCTCACCGCCCGCACCGACGCGCACGACGCCGACGCCGCCCTCATCCACCGCGACCTCGTGGGCGACAGCGAGCCCATGCAGAAGCTGCTCGCGCAGGTGCGCAAGGTGGCGGCGAGCGACGCCACCGTGCTCGTGCGCGGCGAGAGCGGCACCGGCAAGGAGCTGGTCGCCCGGATGCTCCACCAGCGCTCCCCGCGCAAGGACGGCCCCTTCGTCGTCGTGCACTGCGCGGCCCTGGCGGAGACGCTGCTGGAGAGCGAGCTGTTCGGCCACGAGCGCGGCTCCTTCACCGGCGCCGTGAAGCGCAAGCTGGGCCGCTTCGAGCTGGCCGACGGCGGCACCCTCTTCCTGGATGAGATTGGAGAGATTCCCGCCTCCGTGCAGACGAAGCTCCTGCGCGTGCTCCAGGAGAAGGAGCTGCAGCGCGTGGGCGGCGAGGAGACGCTCAAGGTGGACGTGCGCGTGGTGAGCGCCACCCACCGCGACCTCCAGGCGGAGGTGAAGGCGGGCCGCTTCCGCGAGGACCTGTACTACCGGCTGCACATCGTCCCGCTCACCCTGCCGCCCCTGCGCGAGCGGCCCGAGGACCTGCCCGCGCTCGCGCGCCACTTCGTCGCCAAGCACGCGCCCCGGGTCAACCGGCGCGTCACCGGCATCGACGACGCCACCCTGCACGCGCTCACCCGCCACGCGTGGCCCGGCAACGTGCGCGAGCTGGAGAACGTGATGGAGCAGGCGCTCGTCTTCGCCGAGGGCGAGACGCTCACCCCCGCGGACCTCCCTCCGCACCTGTCCGGCCAGACGCCCCGCATGGACGCGGGGCTGCCGGTGCCCCAGGGGGACCGTCCCCTGCCTGAAATCCTGGAGGACCTGGAGCGCCAGCTCATCGCCCGCGCCTACGAGAAGGCGGGCGGCGTGAAGACGGAGACGGCCCGGCTCCTGGGCATCAAGACCTCCGCGCTGTACTACAAGCTGGAGAAGTACGGCTTCCTGCCCCGGGGGGAGCGCCCCGAGGAGGGCTGA
- a CDS encoding NUDIX hydrolase produces the protein MPHAPASLVELLARHVPQDDKEREDLARMRHFATSLGEPFSRAQPGAHFTGSAVVVDASGQRVAMLHHAKLKRWLQPGGHAEGVDGGDMEATALREAREETGCRVHPHPTAPRPLDVDVHTIPARKDEPEHHHLDVRYLVVAEDPDALAHDPAESFGIQWLGWDEALARADEAPLRRMLLKARGVLQKGA, from the coding sequence ATGCCCCATGCTCCTGCTTCCCTCGTCGAACTGCTCGCGCGCCACGTCCCCCAGGACGACAAGGAGCGCGAGGACCTGGCGCGCATGCGCCACTTCGCCACGTCGCTGGGGGAGCCCTTCTCCCGCGCCCAGCCCGGGGCGCACTTCACCGGCAGCGCGGTGGTGGTGGACGCGTCCGGCCAGCGGGTGGCGATGCTGCACCACGCGAAGCTCAAGCGCTGGTTGCAGCCGGGCGGACACGCGGAAGGCGTCGACGGCGGCGACATGGAGGCCACCGCGCTGCGCGAGGCCCGCGAGGAGACCGGCTGCCGCGTGCACCCGCACCCCACCGCCCCGCGCCCGCTGGACGTGGACGTGCACACGATTCCCGCGCGCAAGGACGAGCCCGAGCACCACCACCTGGACGTGCGCTACCTCGTGGTGGCGGAGGACCCCGACGCGCTCGCGCATGACCCCGCGGAGTCGTTCGGCATCCAGTGGCTGGGCTGGGACGAAGCGCTGGCCCGCGCGGACGAAGCGCCGCTGCGCCGCATGCTGCTCAAGGCGCGCGGGGTCCTCCAGAAGGGGGCCTGA
- a CDS encoding TenA family transcriptional regulator, with the protein MSSLGEGSQVSVSQTGSTSPLKEEDAARRYQLAPLRLTPHPPWMERMLEALRPAWEAACTPELFRDTAEGRHPPLRAWQHFLVRCFPIVERFPKYMGLSLAKTTYGVRPGDASIRRWLLQNLSVEARHAEWWIDWMQAAGVDADKAFQAPLTPEVQALHRHLLEACRNGTLAEGIAAANWAIEGVTGVWTRAVVEPFAAYARDGVRMDSHTLRWLRAHARYDDAHPDEALEILKLTVDENTGEPALVLSAARRSLELLERVFASCGEV; encoded by the coding sequence GTGTCGTCTTTGGGCGAGGGTTCCCAGGTCTCCGTCTCTCAAACCGGTTCCACATCTCCCCTGAAAGAGGAGGACGCAGCCCGGCGCTATCAGCTCGCGCCGCTGCGCCTCACGCCCCATCCGCCGTGGATGGAGCGGATGCTGGAGGCGCTGCGGCCCGCCTGGGAGGCGGCGTGCACGCCGGAGCTGTTCCGGGACACCGCGGAGGGGCGGCACCCGCCGCTGCGCGCCTGGCAGCACTTCCTGGTGCGGTGCTTCCCCATCGTGGAGCGGTTCCCCAAGTACATGGGGCTGTCGCTGGCGAAGACGACCTACGGCGTGCGTCCGGGCGACGCGAGCATCCGCCGCTGGCTGTTGCAGAACCTGAGCGTGGAGGCCCGCCACGCCGAATGGTGGATTGACTGGATGCAGGCGGCGGGCGTGGACGCCGACAAGGCCTTCCAGGCGCCGCTGACGCCCGAGGTCCAGGCGCTGCACCGGCACCTGCTGGAGGCGTGCCGGAACGGCACCCTGGCGGAGGGCATCGCCGCCGCGAACTGGGCCATCGAGGGCGTGACGGGGGTCTGGACGCGCGCGGTGGTGGAGCCCTTCGCCGCGTATGCGCGGGACGGCGTGCGCATGGATTCGCACACGCTGCGCTGGCTGCGCGCGCATGCCCGGTATGACGACGCGCATCCCGACGAGGCGCTGGAGATCCTCAAGCTGACCGTGGACGAGAACACCGGGGAGCCCGCGCTGGTGCTCAGCGCGGCCCGGCGCTCGCTGGAGCTGCTGGAGCGCGTGTTCGCGTCCTGCGGCGAGGTGTGA